A window of Sphingobacterium sp. SRCM116780 contains these coding sequences:
- a CDS encoding cold-shock protein, with protein MQEGTVKFFNVTKGFGFITPADGGQDVFVHSSGLVNDIRENDSVTFDLENGQKGVNATNVRVAR; from the coding sequence ATGCAAGAAGGAACAGTAAAATTCTTTAACGTTACCAAAGGTTTCGGTTTTATCACACCAGCAGATGGTGGTCAAGATGTATTCGTACATTCATCAGGTCTAGTTAATGACATCCGTGAAAATGATAGCGTGACATTTGACTTAGAAAACGGTCAAAAAGGTGTTAACGCGACTAATGTACGTGTAGCAAGATAA
- a CDS encoding SDR family NAD(P)-dependent oxidoreductase, producing the protein MHTEHKKLALITGGSRGLGKNMAISLAKQGVDVIFTYHSNQTEAEATQKEIEALGQKAYAYQLDTSNTKSFDEFFTRLTTDLQAKTGQAKFDYLINNAGTALYAPFEQTTEEQFDQAVNIHYKGVFFLTQKALAHLNDNGRIINISSGLARFSFPGSAAYASVKGAIEVLTRYLAKELGSRGITANIVAPGAIATDFGGGHVRDDEQVNKNIASATALGRVGQPDDIGGVVAFLCSDDARWVNGQRIEVSGGMML; encoded by the coding sequence ATGCATACAGAACATAAAAAATTAGCCTTGATAACTGGCGGCAGTCGCGGTTTAGGTAAAAACATGGCAATCAGCCTAGCGAAACAGGGCGTTGACGTTATCTTTACTTACCATAGTAACCAAACGGAGGCTGAAGCAACCCAAAAAGAAATTGAAGCCTTAGGACAAAAAGCCTATGCTTACCAATTGGATACCAGCAACACAAAATCATTTGACGAATTTTTCACTCGCTTGACAACGGATTTACAAGCAAAAACAGGACAAGCTAAATTTGATTATTTGATCAACAATGCAGGAACTGCTTTGTATGCACCCTTTGAACAAACCACCGAAGAACAATTTGATCAAGCGGTCAACATCCATTATAAAGGTGTCTTTTTCTTGACTCAAAAAGCATTAGCTCATCTGAATGACAACGGTAGGATCATCAATATTTCAAGTGGGTTGGCACGGTTTTCCTTCCCTGGATCAGCAGCCTATGCTTCTGTTAAAGGTGCCATCGAAGTGCTGACACGCTATTTAGCTAAGGAATTGGGATCTCGTGGCATTACCGCCAATATCGTTGCTCCTGGAGCCATAGCAACAGACTTTGGAGGAGGTCATGTACGTGATGACGAACAAGTCAATAAAAATATCGCGAGTGCAACTGCCCTTGGGCGAGTAGGACAACCCGATGATATTGGTGGTGTAGTCGCCTTCCTATGTTCCGATGATGCCCGTTGGGTAAACGGTCAACGCATTGAAGTATCTGGTGGTATGATGCTCTAG